The genomic region CTTTATAATTAAGGTcactcgaaaaaaaaaagaaaaaagtgataTCACTAAGGTGTGAACTCCCTCTTTTTCCAACAAATACCAGAGGTAGGAGTAGAAAATTTTATCCTAGGAGGATATTTTCCAACTTATCACCTTGATTCTATTTCCTTGATTGCTATCAACAGGGGTTGCAACCCGGCCAGCAGTAAAgaaaatttttctctttttttaattgcatatgATGTATGACCATGGTTTCTACTATCGATATTGGATCATATCATGTGTGATCAGTGATGGAAGCAGTCAGTACCAATTCTGATCTGAATCGGATAAGAATTGATTTTAAAAACCTTTGTAATCAATATATTCGAGCAATATTTCATACTGgtgtttttattaaaaaaagaaaaaaaaatggaggtaTTAATTTAATAGAAATCAAACTGATAGGTCTCTGCTGTAATTGTCAAAGTCGCTGAGATTCTGATGTAGTTAAATGATAAGGtagtttctacccaaaaaaagaaaaagaaaatgataaggTAGTTTTTAAAGCCATACAGTCCTGTTTTAATGGTTGAGCAAACATCAATCAGCGTCCTTACACAATCCAATGCATGTCTAATGATCTTCTTCCTAACAGCAAGATTATGTGGGATTTTTTGGGAAATTGTTCTTTATCTAGGAGTGTGGTCTACACCAGTACTCTCTAACGGTGGAGAGAATTCAACCCGACCTGACCCGACAGCTAAGAGCACCTTGGGCACGCACCTCAAGGGGTTCCCCGCTAATGGATATACCCATACACAATCTAATGCATGCCTAATGATATTCTTTCTGATAGCGAGATAATGtagatttttttgggaaattatTCTTTGTCCAGGAGTATGGCCTACAACAAAACTCTCATTGTCTATCAGATTTTGATCTTCTATACCATAGATCTGATAGCTGGAAGCACCTTGGGCACACACCCCAAGGAGTTCCCTGTTGCTGGATATGCGTTGTGCTCTCTCCAACGCTAAAGAGGATCTAAATTCGTGTTTATCTCTCCCTTCTACCAATAGGGGTAGAGATGTTATTTCATTCGGGATCGGGAGCGGGAAGAGGAGGGGAAGGGGAtgggagagatagacacattgggtcactttttgtttttggtaacccACATAGGTGCACTTGGCGTATGTCATGCTCTCAAATAGAAAattcttcccaaactttttTTAGGAAGAAAGAACTATGTCCATCTAAAGTTCCCCACGCCCACATACAACCCTTGTTTTTAGGGAGGCTTGGAAAAAAACACCCCTATCCCCCTTAAAACAGTTGTTGTGTTTGGCATGGGAAATGGTAGAAGCTCCTCCCCCTTTTCTTAAGGTTGGAGATCACCACCTGGTTTTGTGGCCACTACATCAATGTGGACAAATCAAGGGAGGTACATAGGCATCCAATTAGGGGCAAGGTGATCTTGTTGACACACTTGTATCTTTCAAATGGAGGAATGAGAGTGATACACACAATGGATGCTAGCTTACAGTACATAAATGGTGTGCCAAACcgtttttcttaattttaaattatttttttttttttggctcatgactggtatccaggccttcggcctgatcCCACAaccgtgggcccatactgaccccacaaccgcatggatcgggtcatactgggtttgaatgagaaccattcaactttcactgaaagcagtgaagagcactaaacacccccgtgtgaatggcccaaggtatgcctagtagaagtcgaacttaggacgttcgagggagtcgaacttaggacgtccgagggagtcgaacttaggacgtccgagtttacggctcgtaccaagttcgttgctcaccaactgcgctaccccattgggtttaaaatattaaatttatcTAACCATCAAAATGTCAAATTATTATACTAGAAAATAATTTGCGAGAGAATGATTTTACTTGCTATACctgtaaaatattttctattttttctcttatatGCTAAACCTCGATGAGAGGAGCACCCTGGCTCCCTAAAAACTGGTCACAAACTCCCCACCCTTCCCCCCCTTCCCAAAGGCAGAATCCATTACCGGATCTGCTTTCTTACTTGGATAATTCCAATCGAGATCTGGATGGTTTGGTCCATTATATATTATCCATCCAAATCCGACCCAAGACCCTAATGGATGGATCGGATGTTGGTCATATCTAGATATTTTAATGCTATTTATTTTCATTGCATCCTCAACAATCATACAAATGTTTTTACAAAACAATGATCCAAACCCGGATCCAAAATCTGCTTGAGATCCGACTTGTCTACCAAATCCCAcccaaatatgaaaatatatattttttttttttggaaaaaagctGGCATACCATAAGCTAGTGACTATTGTGTCTATCCAGTTTACCATACGTGAGTAGTGtgtttattcctttctttttattattattataaaaataggTGAAAGAACCTTGCATGTTTGGCCTAGGGCATGCCAAATGCGCtagagcatcttcaatgcacaTAGGGGGAAGGTAGTGCAATCTTTTGACATCCTCACTAGTTTGGGCATTTCCTGTACTAGATTAACaatgttatttttctttaaaaaaaaaaaaaatcttatatgGACAAATATTTTTTCTAGAGAAGTGTTTTTTATGCGGGAGTACAGTTCAACTGCACATGTGTAGAGGACCAAAGAGACTACATGAGGAAACATTCACAAAAacatcattttccctttcaaGAGGGCGGGCTGATCATTTTACCCACCCACCCATGTGTCTCGACACAAAAGCTACACTCTTTcgagaaaatatttttcatttttcttttttttagtaaatacaGGGACATGAAATATGGTCAATTAATACAATGCCCACGAAAAGTTTGGACCATTATGTGGAACCAATCAACGGAAAAGTGCCTCTCTAATTGAGCTATAGAGTTAATGAATTCCAAGTGCAAGGACAGGACCAGGAGTGTACAAGATTATTCTCGTAACCAAACTTGAGTGTACTTAATTACATGCCTTACGGATGAATCTACCCCCTCTCCCTAGTAGACCGAGGCGTGGAAGCAGGTAATTGGTGATCAATCATGTGATGCTCATCCACCGCTTCCTCCTATTTAAGTAACTCACTTTCCTTTACGAAGCATATAACCTCCCTAGTCTCTCCTCTACTCTTGCATTCTCCTTCAAAACCACCATTCCCCAGCCCACACTACCGACACAGAGCTTCGTTCCCGAGTTCTAAACTCCCAAAATGGTGTCTGTTGATGCCATCCGGAAGTCTCAGAGAGCTGAAGGCCCAGCCACCGTCATGGCCATCGGCACCGCCACTCCACCTAACTGCGTCGATCAGAGCGAATACCCCGATTACTACTTCCGCATCACCAATAGTGAACATAAGGCCGAACTTAAAGAGAAGTTCAAGCGCATGTGTGAGTCTTCTCACTTTGTTTATGTCCGCCTACTGCCTCTTGGTGGTATCTTTGCCTTgtaatattctttttcttttctttctatgcGTATTAATATGTATAAATTTACAGGTGAGAAATCAATGATCAACAAACGTTACATGTACTTGACTGAGGAGATCTTGAAGGAGAACCCAAATGTGTGTGCTTACATGGCTCCTTCTTTGGATGCTAGGCAAGACATGGTAGTTGTTGAGGTGCCAAAGCTAGGGAAAGAAGCAGCGACTAAGGCCATCAAGGAATGGGGAAAGCCCAAGTCTAAAATCACCCACCTAGTCTTTTGCACCACCAGTGGTGTAGACATGCCTGGATGTGATTACCAGCTCACCAAGCTCCTTGGGCTTCGACCCTCTGTGAAGAGACTCATGATGTACCAACAAGGATGCTTTGCAGGTGGCACGGTTCTTCGTCTAGCTAAGGACCTTGCAGAGAATAACAAAGGTGCACGTGTCCTAGTAGTCTGTTCTGAAATCACTGCTGTGACCTTCCGTGGCCCAAGTGATACTCACCTTGATAGTCTAGTGGGTCAAGCTCTTTTTGGAGATGGAGCAGCTGCAGTCATAGTTGGGGCTGACCCAGTGCCTGGGGTTGAGAAGCCCTTGTTTGAGTTAGTCTCAGCAGCCCAAACCATCCTCCCTGATAGCGATGGTGCCATCGATGGACACTTGAGAGAGGTTGGGCTCACCTTCCACCTTCTCAAGGATGTCCCTGGCCTAATCTCTAAAAACATTGAGAAGAGCCTTGTGGAGGCATTTGAGCCTATTGGTATCTCTGACTGGAACTCAATTTTCTGGAT from Macadamia integrifolia cultivar HAES 741 unplaced genomic scaffold, SCU_Mint_v3 scaffold3327, whole genome shotgun sequence harbors:
- the LOC122068017 gene encoding chalcone synthase 2-like gives rise to the protein MVSVDAIRKSQRAEGPATVMAIGTATPPNCVDQSEYPDYYFRITNSEHKAELKEKFKRMCEKSMINKRYMYLTEEILKENPNVCAYMAPSLDARQDMVVVEVPKLGKEAATKAIKEWGKPKSKITHLVFCTTSGVDMPGCDYQLTKLLGLRPSVKRLMMYQQGCFAGGTVLRLAKDLAENNKGARVLVVCSEITAVTFRGPSDTHLDSLVGQALFGDGAAAVIVGADPVPGVEKPLFELVSAAQTILPDSDGAIDGHLREVGLTFHLLKDVPGLISKNIEKSLVEAFEPIGISDWNSIFWIAHPGGPAILDQVESKLALKPEKLQATRHILSEYGNISSACVLFILDEMRKTSAKEGLKTTGEGLEWGVLFGFGPGLTVETVVLHSVAN